A part of Ptychodera flava strain L36383 chromosome 11, AS_Pfla_20210202, whole genome shotgun sequence genomic DNA contains:
- the LOC139144532 gene encoding acidic leucine-rich nuclear phosphoprotein 32 family member B-like → MVDMGTYERLQNQRVLENLAAEAAVRDYEEEIYQSIPLELSSVEGSESEDDASPQEVNEINPSPEIRAFSGSSSAQDDKGEEEEGDQPETLDVSDYEDDEDEDGDEPKEELNDIEAAFKRTETEICDVEDSFKYIETEFDDVGVPCADMAEKIQ, encoded by the exons ATGGTGGATATGGGTACCTACGAACGGCTGCAAAATCAACGCGTACTAGAAAATCTGGCGGCAGAGGCTGCTGTACGTGATTACGAGGAAGAAATCTACCAGTCAATTCCTTTGGAACTTTCAAGTGTAGAAGGTTCAGAGTCCGAGGATGACGCATCGCCTCAGGAAGTAAACGAAATTAATCCATCGCCTGAGATTAGAGCCTTTTCTG GTAGTTCATCAGCGCAAGATGACAAAGGAGAGGAAGAGGAAGGAGATCAACCAGAAACTCTCGATG TCAGCGATTACGAAgatgatgaggatgaggatggcGATGAGCCAAAGGAAGAACTCAATGATATTGAGGCAGCATTTAAACGCACAGAAACAGAAATTTGTGATGTTGAAGATTCGTTTAAATATATTGAAACTGAATTTGATGACGTTGGAGTGCCATGTGCTGACATGGCTGAAAAAATTCAATGA